Genomic DNA from Roseburia intestinalis L1-82:
GAATATCCATATCAGTTTTCCCTGGATATTCCGGTTTGTTATTTCATTACAAGATGTTGAAGTTTGTATGCACTATTTGGTGTCAACATCTTTACATTTTCTCACATCACTTCACGGATCACACGCTCCACATTTTTGTATGCGATCTTTTCGAGTGCATCCTCACTGAACCCTGTTTTCTGCAGTGCATCAAATAATTTTTTCATATCCGTGCAGTCAGCGATCTCAAATTTTCCCTCAATCCCATCAAAATCCGTCCCGATTCCGACACACTCAATCCCGCCAACATTGACCAGACGCTTTACATGTTCACACATTGTTTCGATCCGGCTCACTTTATCCACAGGATCTGTATTTAAAAACGGTGGATAAAAATTAAGCCCCGCCACACCACCATGTTCCGCTAATACCCGTATCATATCATCCGTCAGATTTCTCGTTGCAGGAGCAAGTTCCCTGCAGTTTGAGTGTGATGCCACAAACGGGCCCCTCACAAGTTCTGCCACATCATAAAAACCACCATCGGACAAATGGGACACATCCACAAGGATTCCACGCTCTGCCATATATGTAACAGCTTTCCTGCCAAACGGTGTCAGTCCAAGCTGCATCCGTTCTGCCTCTTTTGCATGCGGATGACCGAAACAGTTATCATCATTCCAGGTCAGCGTAATCAGCCGGACTCCCATCTGATAAAGCTTATCGATCCGTTCCATTTTTCCATCCACAATACATCCGTTTTCAACAGTCAGAAAGGCAGAAACTTTTCCCTGCCGCCAGTTGCACTGTAATCCTTCGTAGTTATAAGCCGGTGCAATAATGTCCGAACAGGTTTCCATGGTATTTTGGTATACTTCGTACATATCCTGCATCTGTTTCCGGATCTCTGCATCGGTATACCAGAGATTATTTTTTTCCGTATATGCCAGTCCCGGATCACTCCAGTTTTCTTCTCTTTTCTGCTGTAAAAACATGGCAAAAAACTGTGCCTTTGCGCCACACTGGTGCAGTCTTTTCGCATCCACCATCGTGTTTCTTAGTTCCCCTGCCGTCTTTTTTTGCTGTGCGGCTGCCTTCGCTAACGTATCGCAATGCATATCGATGTAATTCATGTCGGATATACCCTTTCTTTCTGATCTTTAAACCGTCGCATTTTTCTTTTCGCTGCGCGGTTCTTTTAATATCATTTTATTCCGCAGCACACAAAATAGCAACCCGACGTAAATCCCGTTGACTGCCGCTAAGATCACATTTGTGGAAAAAAAAGGAACTGCCACTGTATAAATTACGCCATATCCAAAATTTACCATAATATAAATTACCATCACACGCACGATCAACCCGATACTGCACGCCATCCCCAACAGAAAGCCCATCCGGTTGCCCTGTAGTAGAGACTGACGCAGCGCATGGATCAAAAACCACACAAATGCTGCAACGACAAGAACACCTGCTATGATCCCAAAATAACAAAATATATTTCCCAGCAGATATTCGCCGTCCGATCCTGTCCCCTGCATCAGAAATGTCCGGTTTCCAAACAGGCTGTATCGAGCAACTGCATCTTTTATCATTCTGTTCTGATATCCAAATTCACCTGTATGCGTAAGCCTGGCGAGCACATAGCCGCTTGGCAGAAACGTATACTTATAAAAGAAAGCCACACCAGCCCCCAGAATACCAGCCACAAGCAATGCCAGCTCTACAAGGTATTTTTTCTTTTCGTTTCCAAATATTCCACGAAGCACAGATGCCACCAGCAGGAACAGACAGACCACGGCATTTTCCACAACCGCCCCATTACTCTTCGGCAGTGAAATGAGCCCTGCTGCTAATACCATAAACGGGATAATGATCCAGCCGGCTGATTTTAAAATTCCCCGAAATCCCTGTCCCCGGTACTGATAAATAATTCCCGCAAAGATCACTGGCAGCAGCACCTGTACACTGTAACTTGCCAGCAGCGCTGTCTGATAGTTTCCAAGGAGGCCGCCCGACCACACCAGACACAGGCAGATCATATACAAAGCATATACCGCACGGATATGCAAAAACAGCCATGTGTAATCGAAATACATGATCACAAAGATCATTGCAAAGCTGACACCATTTATCACAAGTAATGCTCTAAGCTGTTCTGCCTGTGATGCCCCACCTTCTGTTTTTCCGGAAATAACAACTGACATGAGTATAGATGCCGCCGTTAAAAGAACCGCCAGCACAAAAAGTTTCCATGGAAATGCCGGTCTGTGGATACGGTTTAATGCACATCCTGTTTCCACCGGATCTCCCATCTGCCGCACTGCCTCTCTTTTTGCATCTTCCCTGCTCATTCCTTCTTCCTCATAGCCTTGTGCCTGTTCTTCTATATGCCCGTTTATTTCTTCTGACACAAGCGCTCTGGCACGCTTATTTTGAATCTGTTCTTCCAGAGTCTTCATATATTCTTTGTAATCTGTCAATGTATTCCCTCCCGGCTCTTTCTGCCATGTTTGCTTTTTTCATCCCTGCATTTTTTACACATTTCACTGCCTGATGCCATTTCATTTTTTCAAATACACATTTCCATGGCTTTACATGACAATACATTTGTAACTGCTGCGGCATACGTATTCCATTCGTCTTTTTTCTCTTTTAAAATACGTTTTCCTTCTCCGGTAATGTGATAATATTTGCGCATTTTCCCACTTGCATCATCCTCATAAGCCGTAACAAGATTGTTTGCCTCTAAGGCATGCAAAAGCGGATAAAGCGATCCCGCTTTTAATTCAAATACATTTTCCGATCTTTTCCTTAATGTTTCGATCATTTCGTAACCATACATGTCTTTCTCGTCTAAAAGCCGTAAGATCAGCATGGAAAGACTACCCTGAATCAATGATTTGTTTAACATAAAATCCTCCTTGTTTTCCGAAGGAAAATGCGAGCCCTTTGGCGAGCAGAGGATTTTCCTCCTTGTTTTGCGAAGCAAAATCCGAGTCCCTTGACGATGAGAGGATTTTCCTCCTTGTTATATAGTCTATCTATATATCTAAAGTATATAGTCTGTCTATATATATGTCAAGTTTTTTCTCATTTTTTGATCTTACATATTTGTTCGTAAGAATAAATACTGCATTCCCCTTCACTGTCGACCTTATCCCGGAAATACTTTGGATCATTAAATATACAAAAACAGGTTATCCATAGTTTAAATCTATGGACAACCTGTCCTGATGTCTGTCTGACATTTAAAAATCATTCTTTTATTTTTCTGCAAGATTTTCGAGGATTACATCCATATCATACCCCGGTACCACCTTCATTACAGCTTCAAATGCTTTTCTTTATTATATAGAACCCCAAAAACATCTTCAAGTCATTCCTACATATTTTTGTTTTGTGAAACTTGCTGCTGATGTGGCATAGAATTACTGAGTTGTCAGAACTATTTTTATAGTATACTACAAGAAGCCGCATTATTCAATCACAAAATAAAAGGAACTCTGCTATCCGGTTAAATGCTGATTTGTTTATGAAATAAATCGCCCGCTCAAATGGTGTGTCGCAGGTCTGTGAGTGGCATCTTGCGCAAAGCCGGAGTTAATTTTGGTTCCATTGTACGAAAATAAGAAAAGTCTAAGTGTGTCTGAGTTAGATTTTCTCGGAGTGACGTGACCGGCGTTCAACGAGCCATCCGTGGCTCGTGAAGCCTTGTTCTGCCATCCGTGGCAGAACATCACTGTGTATCTACAGACACACAATCTCAATCTGACCATTATCAGATTGAGATAGATTTTCTAATTTTCTCCCAAAGTCACAAAATCAGCTCAGGCTTTGCGCAAGATGCCAGCCTCCAGATTATGAACACCATTTGGGTGGGCGGTTCATCTCAAAATTGGGGGCGTAGGTGTGGATTTTTGATATTCGCACGAATGAAAATATGCTTAAAATCCTAATATGCTGTATCATTAATATTCAGCCTGATGACTTTCCAAAATTTCCATCTGCTACATTGTACTACATGAATTGTTTCGTAAATTGTCAGACCAATAACACAAAATATTCTTCAAATGTGTATGGCAATAAATATGGGCATAGTGGTATATATCGAGGTTTTTGCCAGTGTTGTCAAACAAATAATAAACCATTGAATATAGTTATTTGGAAATCTTTTTTTAATCAGATTCAGACACAAAACACTAAAAATTTACGCCCCCAAGGTTGTAAAATGAGTTCCCACGCGAAGGGTGGTTCACAACCTTGCGGCTGGCAAATCGCATCAAGCCGGGATCCGTTTTGTGACTTTGGGAGAAAATTAGAAAGTCTTTGTATGCCTGTTCACAATACAGTGTTGTGCTGCCACGGACGGCAGCACAAGTCTTAATGTGCCCGGATGGCACATTTAAGACGCACACGTCACTCCGCCACAATATAAATCAGGCATACTTAGACTTTCTTATTTTCGTACAACGGAACAAAACGAGTCCCGGCTTGATGCAATTTGCCAATCGTAACCCCCCAGAACCACCCTACACAAGGAAACTCATGTCACCCGCAAACCAATATTTATCAGATAACGCGTTCTATAAAGCAAAAAAGGAACCACAAAACCATTCTAAGTTTTGCGGTTCCCAATTAGGAAGAATTTGTAATTTAAATATTGTGAATTAACTGCTGCTCTGCAAGCCACATAATCGCTTACAAGATTTTACAAGACGCATGGCACCTTACGAGATGCATGGCATCTTACAGATGCATGGCATCTTACAGATGCCAGATATCCTCATTGTACTGTGCAATGGTACGGTCTGATGAGAAGAATCCTGCCTTGCTGATGTTGACAAGCATTTTCTTAGCCCATGCCATACGGTCTTCGTAATCTGCGTAGATACGTTCTTTGGTTGCAACGTACTCCTCGAAATCCGGGAGAGTCATGAACCAGTCTTTGTTTAACAGCTCGTTGTAAAGACGCTCTAAGTTCTCTGCACATCCAACTGCTTTCATCTGGTCGCTTACGATAAAGTCGATCGCACGTTTGATGTTTGCATCATTCTCGTAGTAGCTTCTGGAAACGTAATCTGCTTTCTCGTAGTGTTTGATAACTTCCTCAGAAGACTCACCGAAGATATAAATGTTATCATCGCCAACGAACTGATGCATCTCAACATTTGCTCCGTCCATGGTTCCGATTGCAACGGCACCGTTTAACATGAATTTCATGTTGGATGTTCCACTTGCCTCTTTGGAAGCTAAGGAGATCTGCTCATGGATATCTGCTGCCGGGATCAGTTTCTCAGCTAATGTTACGTTGTAGTTTTCTACCATTACTACTTTTAAGTATGGTGCGACTTCCGGATCATTTGCGATCAGTTCCTGTAAGCAGAGGATCAGATGAATGATGTCCTTTGCAATGATATATGCCGGAGCAGCTTTTGCACCAAAAATAACGGTGATCGGACGTGCCGGTTTCTTTCCTGCTTTGATCTCGAAATATTTGTGGATCACATAGAGAGCATTCATCTGCTGTCTCTTGTACTCGTGTAATCTCTTGATCTGGATATCGTAGATGGAGTTGTCATCTAACTCGATGCCCTGTGTTTTTACAAGATAATTCTTTAACTCTGTCTTTCTTGTACCTTTTACTGCAAGAAGTTTCTTTAATACTTCCTCATCATTTACATATGCGCCGAGTTTCTCTAACTCTTCTGCGTTTTTCTTAAATCCAGGTCCGATTAAGGATGTGATAAATTCGGTCATCTCCGGATCACAGTGTAATAACCAGCGGCGGAATGTGATACCGTTTGTCTTATTATTAAACTTCTCCGGATAAATCCTGTAGAAGTTATTTAACTCTGTATTCTTTAAAATCTCTGTGTGCAGGTAAGCAACACCGTTGACACTGTATCCGTAATGAATATCCATATGTGCCATATGAACGCGTTTCTCATCATCAATGATTGCTACGGATCTGTCATCATATTTCTTTGTCACACGGCTGTTTAACTCATAAATAATCGGCAGTAACTGTGGAACAGCTTTCTCTAAGAAATGGATCGGCCATTTTTCAAGTGCTTCGGCTAAGATCGTGTGGTTTGTGTAAGCACAGGTCTTAGATACAATGTCGATCGCCTCATCCATTAAGATGCCGCGCTCCATCAACAGACGGATCATTTCCGGAATCACCATACTTGGGTGTGTATCGTTGATCTGGATCACTGCATACTCGTTTAATTTGTGAAGATCTCCGCCTCTTGCAAGTGTCTCATCAATAATCAGGCGCGCTGCATTGCTGACCATGAAGTACTGCTGGTATACACGAAGGATTCTTCCCTTATCATCGGAATCATCCGGATATAAGAATAATGTTAAATTCTTTGCAATATCCTCTTTGTCAAAATCGATGCCCTCACCAACTAAACTCTCATCTACTGTTTCAACATCGAACAGATGAAGTTTTGTGGTACGATTCTCATAACCAATCACATCGATATCATATAATCTGGACTGTAACGTAAAACCGCCGAACTGAATCGGGTAAGTAACGTCTGTTTTTGTCAGCCAGCTTTCTTTTTCGATCCATGGATTTGGTGTCTCATTCTGCAGGTTATTTTTGAATACCTGTTTGAACAATCCGTAATGGTAATTTAAACCAACACCGTCACCGTTTAAACCAAGGCTTGCGATAGAATCAAGGAAGCATGCTGCAAGACGTCCAAGTCCGCCGTTTCCTAATGACGGCTCCGGCTCAACCTCCTCGATCTCTGCAAGGCTCTTGCCGTTGTCTGCTAAAAGTTTTTTCA
This window encodes:
- a CDS encoding dipeptidase, translated to MNYIDMHCDTLAKAAAQQKKTAGELRNTMVDAKRLHQCGAKAQFFAMFLQQKREENWSDPGLAYTEKNNLWYTDAEIRKQMQDMYEVYQNTMETCSDIIAPAYNYEGLQCNWRQGKVSAFLTVENGCIVDGKMERIDKLYQMGVRLITLTWNDDNCFGHPHAKEAERMQLGLTPFGRKAVTYMAERGILVDVSHLSDGGFYDVAELVRGPFVASHSNCRELAPATRNLTDDMIRVLAEHGGVAGLNFYPPFLNTDPVDKVSRIETMCEHVKRLVNVGGIECVGIGTDFDGIEGKFEIADCTDMKKLFDALQKTGFSEDALEKIAYKNVERVIREVM
- a CDS encoding permease prefix domain 1-containing protein — its product is MTDYKEYMKTLEEQIQNKRARALVSEEINGHIEEQAQGYEEEGMSREDAKREAVRQMGDPVETGCALNRIHRPAFPWKLFVLAVLLTAASILMSVVISGKTEGGASQAEQLRALLVINGVSFAMIFVIMYFDYTWLFLHIRAVYALYMICLCLVWSGGLLGNYQTALLASYSVQVLLPVIFAGIIYQYRGQGFRGILKSAGWIIIPFMVLAAGLISLPKSNGAVVENAVVCLFLLVASVLRGIFGNEKKKYLVELALLVAGILGAGVAFFYKYTFLPSGYVLARLTHTGEFGYQNRMIKDAVARYSLFGNRTFLMQGTGSDGEYLLGNIFCYFGIIAGVLVVAAFVWFLIHALRQSLLQGNRMGFLLGMACSIGLIVRVMVIYIMVNFGYGVIYTVAVPFFSTNVILAAVNGIYVGLLFCVLRNKMILKEPRSEKKNATV
- a CDS encoding PadR family transcriptional regulator; translated protein: MLNKSLIQGSLSMLILRLLDEKDMYGYEMIETLRKRSENVFELKAGSLYPLLHALEANNLVTAYEDDASGKMRKYYHITGEGKRILKEKKDEWNTYAAAVTNVLSCKAMEMCI
- a CDS encoding glycogen/starch/alpha-glucan phosphorylase encodes the protein MKLQEIVANRCGKEISQCTNEELYYALLEMTKGMAEEKVSNQGKRKLYYISAEFLIGKLLSNNLINLGIYEDVKKLLADNGKSLAEIEEVEPEPSLGNGGLGRLAACFLDSIASLGLNGDGVGLNYHYGLFKQVFKNNLQNETPNPWIEKESWLTKTDVTYPIQFGGFTLQSRLYDIDVIGYENRTTKLHLFDVETVDESLVGEGIDFDKEDIAKNLTLFLYPDDSDDKGRILRVYQQYFMVSNAARLIIDETLARGGDLHKLNEYAVIQINDTHPSMVIPEMIRLLMERGILMDEAIDIVSKTCAYTNHTILAEALEKWPIHFLEKAVPQLLPIIYELNSRVTKKYDDRSVAIIDDEKRVHMAHMDIHYGYSVNGVAYLHTEILKNTELNNFYRIYPEKFNNKTNGITFRRWLLHCDPEMTEFITSLIGPGFKKNAEELEKLGAYVNDEEVLKKLLAVKGTRKTELKNYLVKTQGIELDDNSIYDIQIKRLHEYKRQQMNALYVIHKYFEIKAGKKPARPITVIFGAKAAPAYIIAKDIIHLILCLQELIANDPEVAPYLKVVMVENYNVTLAEKLIPAADIHEQISLASKEASGTSNMKFMLNGAVAIGTMDGANVEMHQFVGDDNIYIFGESSEEVIKHYEKADYVSRSYYENDANIKRAIDFIVSDQMKAVGCAENLERLYNELLNKDWFMTLPDFEEYVATKERIYADYEDRMAWAKKMLVNISKAGFFSSDRTIAQYNEDIWHL